Proteins from a genomic interval of Dunckerocampus dactyliophorus isolate RoL2022-P2 chromosome 5, RoL_Ddac_1.1, whole genome shotgun sequence:
- the ppm1h gene encoding protein phosphatase 1H, whose product MLTRVKSAVATFMGGVMPGGGGDTSGASDVPSKFPYSRPEFLGLSPDEVECSADHSARPIVTMKESKSLPWSTGYAEVINAGKSTLNEDQACCEVLVVKRRPPGSSPASSRGLVARRRSSLPNGEGLGLREDLVNADNLTFHYWALFDGHAGCGAAVVASRLLHHHIALHLQEVMDILCTPDLQPPTCLSEEPARHNLVPTSQRALTRAVSLRGAAGAPASPSAPPTRFFAEKKVSQESLVVGAIENAFKDMDVQIEKERAVYNISGGCTALVVVYVLGKIYVANAGDSRAVIIRGGEVTPMSREFTPESERRRLQFLAYMQPHLLGNEFTHLEFPRRVQRKEVGKRMLYRDFTMSGWAYKTIQDEDLKFPLIYGEGKKARVLATIGVTRGFGDHSLKVHDSNISIKPFLSCCPEVQVYPLAQHQHGADDVLVLGTDGLWDVLSNQEVAEAVTCFLANCDPDDPHRYTMAAQELVMRARGVLRDRGWRISNDRLGSGDDISVYVIPLVHGNVQD is encoded by the exons ATGCTGACGCGGGTGAAATCCGCCGTGGCCACCTTCATGGGAGGCGTGATGCCCGGCGGCGGCGGCGATACCTCCGGTGCCTCGGATGTGCCGTCCAAATTCCCGTATAGCAGACCGGAGTTCCTGGGGCTGTCCCCGGACGAGGTGGAGTGCTCGGCGGATCACTCTGCCAGACCCATCGTCACCATGAAGGAGAGCAAGAGTCTGCCGTGGTCCACCGGATATGCAGA GGTGATCAACGCAGGGAAGAGCACTTTGAATGAGGACCAGGCTTGCTGCGAGGTGCTCGTGGTCAAGAGAAGACCACCAGGGAGCTCCCCAGCGTCCAGCCGGGGCCTCGTGGCCCGCCGGAGGTCCTCGCTGCCGAACGGAGAGGGTCTGGGCCTCAGGGAGGACCTG GTCAACGCGGACAACCTGACCTTCCACTACTGGGCGCTGTTCGACGGTCACGCCGGTTGCGGTGCGGCCGTGGTGGCATCACGCCTTCTCCATCACCACATCGCCCTGCACCTTCAGGAGGTCATGGACATCCTGTGCACGCCCGACCTCCAGCCCCCAACCTGCCTGAGTGAGGAACCCGCCCGTCACAACCTCGTCCCGACGTCGCAGCGGGCCCTCACCAGGGCCGTGTCTCTACGAGGGGCGGCAGGGGCACCGGCCTCGCCCAGTGCCCCGCCCACCCGCTTCTTTGCCGAGAAGAAAGTGTCGCAAGAGAGCCTGGTGGTTGGTGCCATTGAGAATGCTTTCAAGGACATG gaTGTCCAAATAGAGAAGGAGAGGGCCGTCTACAACATATCGGGAGGCTGCACAGCTCTGGTGGTTGTCTACGTGCTCGGTAAAATCTACGTGGCCAACGCCGGCGACAGCAG AGCCGTCATCATCCGGGGAGGGGAGGTCACCCCGATGTCAAGAGAGTTCACACCGGAGTCAGAGAGGCGGCGACTGCAGTTCCTG GCGTACATGCAGCCTCACTTGCTGGGAAACGAGTTCACGCATCTGGAGTTCCCCAGAAGAGTGCAGAGGAAGGAGGTGGGGAAGAGGATGCTGTACCGTGACTTCACCATGTCGGGATG GGCGTACAAAACCATCCAAGATGAGGACCTGAAGTTTCCCCTCATTTACGGCGAAGGCAAGAAA gCTCGCGTGCTGGCGACCATCGGGGTCACAAGAGGCTTTGGCGACCACAGCCTCAAAGTCCACGACTCCAACATCTCCATCAAGCCTTTCCTCTCCTGTTGTCCAGAG GTCCAAGTGTACCCGCTGGCACAGCACCAACACGGTGCAGACGACGTCCTGGTTCTAGGGACCGACGGGCTGTGGGACGTCCTCTCCAACCAGGAAGTGGCCGAGGCCGTCACCTGTTTCCTGGCCAACTGCGACCCCGACGACCCACACAG GTACACCATGGCCGCCCAGGAGCTGGTCATGAGAGCTCGCGGCGTGCTCAGGGATCGAGGCTGGAGAATCTCCAACGACAGATTGGGGTCCGGAGACGACATCTCGGTCTACGTCATCCCGCTCGTGCACGGAAACGTGCAAGACTAA